The proteins below come from a single Burkholderia contaminans genomic window:
- a CDS encoding putative quinol monooxygenase, translating into MNEPYLQVIAHFYAKPGNGDRVVELLAELAPLTRAEPKNLDYAYFRSPEDPDHVVILERYRDADGLDVHRETPHFQRIGFGAIIPLLDRREVSSYMVQPDTGTATPPGGAR; encoded by the coding sequence ATGAACGAACCTTACCTGCAGGTCATCGCGCATTTCTACGCCAAGCCCGGCAACGGCGACCGCGTGGTCGAATTGCTCGCGGAGCTCGCGCCCCTGACGCGCGCCGAGCCGAAGAATCTCGACTACGCGTATTTCCGGTCGCCGGAGGACCCCGACCACGTCGTGATCCTCGAACGCTACCGCGATGCGGACGGCCTCGACGTGCATCGGGAAACGCCGCATTTCCAGCGGATCGGGTTCGGCGCGATCATCCCGTTGCTCGATCGTCGCGAAGTGTCCAGCTACATGGTGCAGCCGGACACCGGCACGGCGACGCCACCGGGAGGCGCCCGATGA
- a CDS encoding ornithine decarboxylase, with the protein MSLLKIAVEPALIGAFVTTHEQVDVFQTDFTNIAAIVVGIESAQQVLETVERTGFAIPFFVAVEPGQEVPPSILPSANGVIQLRHGGRHYYGRQISAAADIYSENLLPPFFKVMREYVQRGYVEFDCPGHQGGQFFSNHPLGRMFFDFFGETIFRADLCNADVRLGDLLIHEGPALEAQRNAARIYNADKTYFVLNGTSTSNKVVTSALLAPDDLVLFDRNNHKSVHLGALVLSGARPVYLETARNAWGLIGGVDSAALDETRIRDAIRDVAPERAGLPRPFRLAVIQLGTYDGTIYNAREIVDRIGHLCDYILFDSAWVGYEQFIPMMQDCSPLMLTLGPDDPGIFVTQSVHKQQAGFSQTSQIHKKDSHIEGQKRFCDHRRFNNAYMIHASTSPFYPMFAALDVNAQMHAGPAGKRLWRDCVAHGVDARKLLLKTCRQIRPFVPQSIDGRPWADYPTEQIVDDLRFFRFHPADTWHGFEGYADDQYFVDPCKLLLTTPGIDRDTHEYAAFGAPAPILARYLREHGVVPEKADLYTILFLLTPSESFGKLQHLVAHLAQFERHLDQDTPLREAIPSLCEAYPELYGNMRLRQLCQRMHDFYRSHDMKHLQKQMFRRAQFPKQAMLPQAANTELIRNNVELVTLDRIEGRIATEGALPYPPGIFCVVPGEAWGGPALDYFRALEAGINALPGFEPEIQGVYLQARPDGTKQASAYVVAAGADASSA; encoded by the coding sequence GGCGCTGATCGGCGCCTTCGTCACCACGCACGAACAGGTCGACGTATTCCAGACCGATTTCACGAATATCGCGGCCATCGTCGTCGGAATCGAATCGGCGCAACAGGTGCTTGAAACGGTCGAAAGAACCGGGTTCGCGATTCCGTTCTTCGTCGCCGTCGAGCCCGGCCAGGAAGTGCCGCCGTCGATCCTGCCGAGCGCGAACGGCGTGATCCAGCTCCGCCACGGAGGGCGCCACTACTACGGCCGGCAGATCTCGGCCGCCGCCGACATCTACAGCGAAAACCTGCTGCCGCCGTTCTTCAAGGTGATGCGCGAATACGTGCAGCGCGGCTATGTCGAATTCGACTGCCCCGGCCACCAGGGCGGCCAGTTCTTCTCGAATCACCCGCTCGGCCGGATGTTCTTCGACTTCTTCGGCGAGACGATCTTTCGCGCCGACCTCTGCAACGCCGATGTCCGGCTCGGCGACCTGCTGATCCACGAAGGCCCCGCACTGGAAGCGCAGCGCAATGCCGCGCGGATCTACAACGCGGACAAGACGTACTTCGTGCTGAACGGCACGTCGACGTCGAACAAGGTCGTCACCAGCGCGCTGCTCGCGCCCGACGATCTCGTGCTGTTCGACCGCAACAACCACAAGTCGGTACACCTCGGCGCGCTCGTGCTGTCGGGCGCGCGGCCGGTCTACCTCGAGACCGCGCGCAACGCGTGGGGCCTCATCGGCGGCGTCGACAGCGCGGCACTCGACGAAACGCGCATCCGCGACGCGATCCGCGACGTCGCACCGGAGCGCGCCGGCCTGCCGCGCCCGTTCCGGCTCGCGGTGATCCAGCTCGGCACCTATGACGGCACGATCTACAACGCACGCGAGATCGTCGACCGGATCGGGCACCTGTGCGACTACATCCTGTTCGATTCGGCGTGGGTCGGCTACGAGCAGTTCATCCCGATGATGCAGGACTGCTCGCCGCTGATGCTCACGCTCGGCCCCGACGATCCCGGCATCTTCGTCACGCAGTCGGTGCACAAGCAGCAGGCCGGCTTCTCGCAAACTTCGCAGATCCACAAGAAGGACAGCCACATCGAAGGCCAGAAGCGCTTCTGCGATCACCGGCGCTTCAACAACGCGTACATGATCCATGCGTCGACGAGCCCGTTCTACCCGATGTTCGCCGCGCTCGACGTCAATGCGCAGATGCATGCGGGGCCGGCCGGCAAGCGCCTGTGGCGCGACTGCGTCGCGCACGGCGTCGATGCGCGCAAGCTGCTGCTGAAGACCTGCCGCCAGATCCGGCCGTTCGTTCCGCAGAGCATCGACGGCCGCCCGTGGGCCGACTACCCGACCGAGCAGATCGTCGACGACCTGCGCTTCTTCCGCTTTCATCCGGCCGACACGTGGCACGGCTTCGAAGGCTATGCCGACGATCAGTATTTCGTCGACCCGTGCAAGCTGCTGCTGACGACGCCCGGCATCGATCGCGACACGCACGAGTACGCGGCGTTCGGCGCGCCGGCGCCGATCCTGGCGCGCTACCTGCGCGAGCACGGCGTCGTGCCCGAGAAGGCCGACCTGTACACGATCCTGTTCCTGCTCACGCCTTCCGAAAGTTTCGGCAAGCTGCAGCATCTGGTCGCGCATCTCGCGCAGTTCGAGCGCCACCTCGACCAGGACACGCCGCTGCGCGAAGCGATTCCATCGCTGTGCGAAGCGTATCCGGAGCTGTACGGCAACATGCGCCTGCGGCAGCTGTGCCAGCGGATGCACGACTTCTACCGCAGCCACGACATGAAGCATCTGCAGAAGCAGATGTTCCGGCGTGCGCAGTTCCCGAAGCAGGCGATGCTGCCGCAGGCCGCGAATACCGAGCTGATCCGCAACAACGTCGAGCTCGTCACGCTCGATCGCATCGAAGGCCGGATCGCGACGGAAGGTGCGCTGCCCTATCCGCCCGGCATCTTCTGCGTGGTGCCCGGCGAAGCATGGGGCGGTCCGGCGCTCGACTACTTCCGTGCGCTCGAAGCCGGGATCAACGCGCTGCCGGGTTTCGAGCCGGAAATCCAGGGCGTCTATCTGCAAGCGCGGCCGGACGGCACGAAGCAGGCTTCGGCATACGTGGTGGCAGCCGGCGCCGACGCGTCGAGCGCATAG
- a CDS encoding iron-containing alcohol dehydrogenase yields the protein MNPFQFRTVPTQVVEFGAARRLGALLRERFPALVRLCVVTDAFLHRSGVLAPALESLAAHGWQVTVIDDVIADPPEHVVLDATERAVAADAEIVLGLGGGSSMDVAKLIAVLAPGQQALADMYGVDKVASARLPLVQMPTTAGTGSEVTAVSIVTVGEARKMGVVSPHLFADVAILDAELTLGLPRAATAATGIDAMVHAIEAYTSARLKNPVSDMLAVHALTLLSRNLLAACDDGRNRHAREAMLVGAMFAGQAFANAPVAAVHALAYPVGGIFHVPHGLSNALVLPHVLRFNAPAAAPLYAELAAIVAPSATGSDEARTHALIAEIDRLIVATGIPRTLREVGIGEGDLPRMASDAMLQTRLLVNNPREVTEADALEIYRQAW from the coding sequence ATGAACCCGTTTCAATTCCGTACCGTTCCGACGCAGGTCGTCGAATTCGGCGCCGCGCGGCGGCTCGGCGCGTTGTTGCGCGAGCGCTTTCCGGCGCTCGTGCGGCTGTGCGTCGTCACCGACGCGTTCCTGCATCGCAGCGGCGTGCTCGCGCCCGCGCTGGAGAGCCTCGCCGCGCACGGCTGGCAGGTCACCGTGATCGACGACGTGATCGCCGATCCGCCCGAGCACGTGGTGCTGGACGCGACCGAACGGGCCGTCGCGGCCGATGCCGAGATCGTGCTCGGCCTGGGCGGCGGATCGTCGATGGACGTCGCGAAGCTCATCGCGGTGCTCGCGCCGGGGCAGCAGGCGCTGGCCGACATGTACGGCGTCGACAAGGTCGCGAGCGCGCGGCTGCCGCTCGTGCAGATGCCGACGACGGCCGGCACCGGCTCGGAAGTGACGGCCGTGTCGATCGTCACGGTCGGCGAGGCGCGCAAGATGGGCGTCGTGTCGCCGCACCTGTTCGCGGACGTCGCGATCCTCGACGCCGAACTGACGCTCGGCCTGCCGCGTGCGGCCACGGCCGCGACGGGCATCGACGCGATGGTACATGCGATCGAGGCCTACACGTCCGCGCGGCTGAAGAACCCGGTATCCGACATGCTGGCCGTGCACGCGCTGACGCTGCTGTCGCGCAACCTGCTCGCGGCGTGCGACGACGGCCGGAATCGCCACGCGCGCGAGGCGATGCTGGTCGGCGCGATGTTCGCGGGGCAGGCGTTCGCGAATGCGCCGGTCGCGGCCGTGCATGCGCTGGCCTATCCGGTCGGCGGGATCTTCCATGTGCCGCACGGGCTGTCGAATGCGCTCGTGCTGCCGCACGTGCTGCGTTTCAACGCGCCGGCCGCCGCGCCGCTGTATGCGGAACTCGCGGCGATCGTCGCGCCGTCGGCGACGGGCAGCGATGAAGCGCGCACGCACGCGCTGATCGCCGAGATCGACCGGCTGATCGTCGCGACGGGCATTCCGCGCACGCTGCGCGAGGTCGGCATCGGGGAGGGCGACCTGCCGAGGATGGCATCGGATGCGATGCTGCAGACGCGCCTGCTCGTGAACAATCCGCGCGAGGTGACGGAGGCCGACGCGCTGGAGATCTACCGGCAGGCGTGGTGA
- a CDS encoding SDR family oxidoreductase has product MQSTVSDGNAPAILLVAASRGLGLAMAETFLDKGWRVTGTVRAGAGRTKLHDLADRFDGRLGIETLDICEPAQLAALRERLSGRRFDMLFVNAGTTNEPTETIGEVTTDEFVRVMITNALAPMRVIETLQGLVTEDGLIGAMSSGQGSVANNVSGMREVYRGSKAALNQFMRSFAARQADTRRAMVLMAPGWVRTELGGPDARLTIEESVPSLVNVLIAKRVRPGLDYLDYLGRTVPW; this is encoded by the coding sequence ATGCAATCAACTGTATCGGACGGAAATGCGCCCGCGATCCTGCTCGTCGCGGCGTCACGCGGCCTCGGGCTCGCGATGGCGGAGACGTTCCTGGACAAAGGCTGGCGCGTGACGGGCACCGTGCGCGCAGGAGCGGGGCGCACGAAGCTGCACGACCTCGCCGACCGGTTCGACGGCCGGCTCGGCATCGAGACGCTCGACATCTGCGAGCCGGCGCAACTGGCCGCGCTGCGCGAGCGGCTGTCGGGCCGGCGCTTCGACATGCTGTTCGTGAATGCGGGCACGACGAACGAACCCACCGAAACGATCGGCGAAGTGACGACCGACGAGTTCGTGCGCGTGATGATCACGAATGCGCTGGCGCCGATGCGTGTGATCGAGACGCTGCAGGGTCTCGTGACCGAGGACGGCCTGATCGGCGCGATGTCGTCGGGGCAGGGCAGCGTCGCGAACAACGTCAGCGGGATGCGCGAGGTCTATCGCGGCAGCAAGGCCGCGCTGAATCAATTCATGCGCAGCTTCGCGGCGCGTCAGGCCGATACGCGGCGTGCGATGGTGCTGATGGCGCCCGGCTGGGTCCGTACGGAACTGGGTGGGCCCGATGCGCGCCTGACGATCGAGGAAAGCGTGCCGAGTCTGGTGAACGTGTTGATCGCAAAGCGTGTGCGCCCGGGGCTCGACTATCTCGACTACCTGGGGAGGACGGTGCCGTGGTAG
- a CDS encoding LysR family transcriptional regulator, with amino-acid sequence MEDIDLNLVAALDVLLSEGSVTGAARRLGLSTSAMSRTLTRLRMSTGDPLLVRAGRKLVPTPHAAALRDRVHAIASDARAVLRPATADVDIATHASTFTVRAAASFMEMLSGPVVAALGEIAPLVRIRFVPKPDRDPQALRDGTVDLEIGKRGDDAPELHTRMLFHDWHVAVARAGHPLFASGRITPARYAACRHVIASQLGDFGGPADDSTDKGGPSHTVHVVVPGYPDAMRVAASTDLIALVPRSSLGNAVSPGLTEALGLRSFEIPARLPEILVSALWHPRMHGDPVHRRLRDAVIAVCQRAYPDGRAPRPPARRTSMRSAG; translated from the coding sequence ATGGAAGACATCGACCTGAATCTCGTCGCCGCGCTCGACGTGCTGCTGTCGGAAGGCAGCGTGACCGGCGCCGCACGCCGGCTTGGCCTGAGCACGTCCGCGATGAGCCGCACGCTCACGCGGCTGCGAATGTCCACCGGCGATCCGTTGCTCGTGCGCGCCGGGCGCAAGCTCGTGCCGACACCGCACGCCGCCGCGTTGCGCGACCGCGTGCATGCGATCGCAAGCGATGCGCGCGCGGTGCTGCGGCCGGCGACGGCCGACGTGGACATCGCGACGCACGCATCCACATTCACCGTTCGCGCGGCCGCATCGTTCATGGAAATGCTGTCCGGCCCGGTGGTCGCCGCACTCGGCGAAATCGCGCCGCTGGTGCGCATCCGCTTCGTCCCGAAGCCCGATCGCGATCCGCAGGCGCTGCGCGACGGCACCGTCGATCTGGAAATCGGCAAGCGCGGCGACGATGCCCCCGAGTTGCACACCCGCATGCTGTTTCACGACTGGCACGTCGCGGTGGCACGCGCCGGGCATCCGCTGTTTGCATCGGGGAGAATCACGCCCGCGCGCTATGCGGCCTGCCGTCACGTGATCGCGTCGCAGCTCGGCGATTTCGGCGGGCCGGCCGACGACTCGACCGACAAGGGCGGCCCGAGCCACACCGTGCATGTCGTCGTACCGGGCTACCCCGATGCGATGCGTGTCGCGGCCAGCACTGACCTGATCGCGCTCGTGCCACGGTCGAGCCTCGGCAACGCGGTCTCGCCGGGGCTCACGGAGGCCCTCGGGCTGCGCAGCTTCGAGATCCCGGCGCGCCTGCCCGAGATCCTCGTGTCGGCGCTTTGGCATCCGCGCATGCATGGCGACCCCGTGCACCGCCGCTTGCGCGATGCGGTGATCGCCGTCTGCCAGCGCGCGTATCCGGATGGCCGCGCGCCGCGCCCGCCGGCACGCCGCACCAGCATGCGCTCGGCAGGCTGA